The genomic region ACGCCGCCCCTCCCTTCGCGACTACGGACGGCAGCTCGCGGCCGACCTGCGCCAGCAGGGCGGGTGCCTGCTCCATCGCGGCCGCGAGGCTGCCCGTGCGGTTCAGCAACGACCACGCCGCGCTCACCCCCGCCGCACGCAACTGCTCCGCGGACAACCGGACGTCGCCGGCCACGACGACGACCGGGACGCCATGCCGTCCGGCCGCCTTCGCCACGCCGACAGGTGCCTTGCCGCGCAGGCTCTGCTCGTCGAACCGGCCCTCGCCGACCACCACGAGCGCCGCCGTGCGCAGCGCCTCCTCCAGGCCGATCTCGCCCAGCACGAAGTCCGCGCCGGACGAGCGCCGAGCACCGAGGGCGAAGAGGGCGGCGAACCCGGTGCCGCCGGCCGCACCCGCACCCGGCTCCCCGCTCAGGTCGTGGCCGACAGCTCGTTCCACGACCGACGCGAACTGCCGCAGCCCCCGTTCCAGCACCTCCACGTCCCGCGGTGAGGCACCCTTCTGCGGACCGAACACGGCCGCGGCGCCGGAGGGTCCGGTCAGCGGGTTGTCCACATCGGACGCCAGCGTCACCCGCGCCAGCCGCAGCCGGAAGTCGAGGCCTGCCAGGTCGACGTGCGCGACACCGGTCAGCGCGGCACCACCCGGCCCGACCGGCGCGCCGCGCGAGTCGGTGATCCGGCGCCGAGGGCGCAGCAGGCCGCTCCCCCGTCCGTGGTGGCGCTGCCGCCCACTGCAGCACGATGTCGAGGCACCCGTGGTCGAGCGGCGCGACCAGCCGGTGCCGTACGTGTCGGCCACCAGCGGCCGCCACGCCGTCCGGCAGACACCGAGCCCGCTCGCGAGCGCCAGCTCGACCACCGCACGGGTCCCGCGACCGCGAACGCCGCCCGCACCGGCCGTCCGGTCGGACCGGTGACGTCGACGTGCACCTCGCGGTACCCGGCCCGCGCCAGCGCGGCGAGCGTTCCCTCGCCGCCGTCCGCCACCGGCATCGCCACCGCCGCTCCACCCGCGGCGACGACGCCGGACACGACGGCC from Lentzea guizhouensis harbors:
- a CDS encoding glycerate kinase; amino-acid sequence: MALASGLGVCRTAWRPLVADTYGTGWSRRSTTGASTSCCSGRQRHHGRGSGLLRPRRRITDSRGAPVGPGGAALTGVAHVDLAGLDFRLRLARVTLASDVDNPLTGPSGAAAVFGPQKGASPRDVEVLERGLRQFASVVERAVGHDLSGEPGAGAAGGTGFAALFALGARRSSGADFVLGEIGLEEALRTAALVVVGEGRFDEQSLRGKAPVGVAKAAGRHGVPVVVVAGDVRLSAEQLRAAGVSAAWSLLNRTGSLAAAMEQAPALLAQVGRELPSVVAKGGAA